In one Spirosoma rigui genomic region, the following are encoded:
- a CDS encoding tyrosine-type recombinase/integrase produces the protein MKTATATLFYDTRRSSADGSFVRLSIYANQKQKLFTTGEKVSPEDWKFLERTKGGLPGTVKNEDRQKLWQRFYGRFTDELGKQHDGYLIRAQSVIEKLGDDFTFDAFADALANYGKEKEKPAEQTDLIAALLAKAKSMSNAGRVGNAINYELAAKSLRRFVESFTDEERREFLKIPIPRRSNQPRTVAKLHFDHLTAEFLTTYEQWMQHYGKAPQSKLKASTGASLTTVGIYLRHVRSVVNDAIEAGLMSRDVYPFGRNRYVIPAGANVKKALSKEYIEQIKAYQPIPGTSEQRSHDLWLFSYFCNGANLTDICRLTWNRVDLKEGKLTFIRQKTARSKKQSQTPIVAHLRSETIAIIERWGTTDRRSNTYVFPFLNVDMTDQQKKQAVHQTVKMTNKWMRKIAEQLGIEADVNTYSARHSFATSLLKSKAPLAFISKSLGHTNIKTTENYLGSFDDDEAKAFLSAL, from the coding sequence ATGAAAACCGCTACTGCTACTCTGTTCTATGATACCCGCCGAAGCTCTGCTGATGGTAGCTTTGTTCGACTTTCTATCTATGCTAATCAAAAACAAAAGCTTTTTACGACAGGTGAGAAGGTTAGTCCTGAAGATTGGAAGTTTTTGGAACGCACGAAAGGTGGGTTGCCGGGAACGGTAAAAAACGAAGACCGTCAAAAACTATGGCAACGTTTCTATGGACGATTTACTGATGAATTAGGGAAGCAACACGACGGTTATTTGATTCGTGCTCAGTCTGTAATTGAGAAGCTAGGCGATGACTTTACTTTTGATGCTTTTGCTGATGCTCTTGCTAATTATGGTAAAGAAAAGGAAAAGCCTGCTGAACAGACCGACTTGATTGCAGCACTGCTAGCTAAGGCAAAGAGTATGAGTAACGCTGGACGTGTTGGTAATGCGATAAACTACGAGTTAGCCGCAAAGTCGTTACGGCGCTTCGTTGAATCTTTTACTGATGAAGAAAGAAGGGAGTTTCTTAAGATTCCCATACCCCGGAGGTCGAACCAGCCTCGCACCGTTGCCAAGTTGCACTTTGATCACCTTACGGCTGAATTCTTGACCACCTACGAACAATGGATGCAACATTACGGGAAAGCTCCCCAAAGTAAATTGAAAGCCTCTACAGGGGCAAGCTTAACAACTGTAGGGATTTATTTACGACACGTCCGGTCTGTTGTGAATGACGCAATTGAGGCCGGATTAATGAGCCGTGATGTCTACCCATTTGGCCGTAATCGATACGTAATACCAGCAGGAGCCAACGTGAAGAAAGCTTTATCAAAAGAGTATATTGAACAGATTAAAGCGTACCAACCTATACCCGGCACCAGTGAACAGCGTAGCCATGACTTATGGCTGTTCTCCTACTTCTGCAATGGAGCTAACTTGACTGATATTTGTCGACTGACGTGGAACAGAGTTGACCTGAAGGAAGGCAAGCTAACATTCATACGTCAAAAGACAGCTCGTAGTAAAAAGCAGAGCCAAACGCCCATTGTTGCTCACCTACGCTCTGAAACCATTGCAATCATTGAACGTTGGGGGACTACCGACAGACGGTCCAATACCTACGTTTTCCCGTTCCTAAACGTTGATATGACGGATCAGCAGAAGAAGCAGGCTGTTCACCAGACCGTAAAGATGACGAATAAGTGGATGCGCAAGATTGCGGAACAGTTGGGTATCGAAGCCGACGTTAATACATACTCGGCCCGGCATTCTTTCGCTACCAGCCTACTGAAGAGTAAAGCTCCACTTGCATTTATTTCCAAGTCTTTAGGACACACTAACATCAAGACGACTGAGAACTACTTAGGATCGTTTGATGATGATGAAGCGAAAGCATTTTTAAGCGCATTGTGA
- a CDS encoding toll/interleukin-1 receptor domain-containing protein yields MSLFTAQQLTERARLEIRRVDNSYGQDFQKRSKTILAESRNSQSSTNNLKKEFDIFLSHSSDDAEQVLGLKLIIEDLGHSVYIDWIDDPQLDRKKVDKATAKLLKHRMGKSKCLFYAFSENSNQSKWMPWELGYFDALKNKVAILPISQTAKPEFKGTEYLGLYYYIDIAPVSSTGKNALWVRESQDTYIIFNSWLNKENAEPFKR; encoded by the coding sequence ATGTCATTATTCACTGCACAGCAGTTAACCGAACGGGCAAGGCTAGAAATAAGGAGAGTAGATAACTCTTATGGACAGGATTTCCAAAAGAGATCAAAAACAATATTAGCTGAATCACGAAATTCTCAGAGTTCCACAAATAATTTAAAAAAAGAATTCGATATTTTTCTTTCTCACAGCTCCGATGATGCAGAGCAGGTGCTTGGTTTAAAGCTAATAATAGAAGACTTGGGGCATAGTGTCTATATAGATTGGATAGATGATCCACAACTCGATAGAAAAAAAGTCGACAAAGCAACTGCAAAACTATTGAAACATAGAATGGGCAAATCCAAATGCTTATTCTATGCTTTTTCGGAAAATTCAAATCAATCTAAATGGATGCCTTGGGAATTAGGTTATTTTGACGCACTTAAAAATAAGGTAGCCATTCTACCAATAAGTCAAACTGCAAAGCCTGAATTTAAAGGTACTGAGTATTTAGGTTTATATTATTATATAGACATAGCTCCGGTAAGTAGTACTGGCAAAAATGCCCTCTGGGTACGTGAATCTCAAGATACATACATAATATTTAACTCATGGCTTAACAAGGAAAATGCTGAGCCATTTAAAAGATAA
- a CDS encoding SIR2 family protein — MKRDHQIFVKNFVSDIENNNAAIFAGAGLSRPAGFVNWSELLKEIAEDLHLDIKLENDMVSLAQYHSNENNGNHKISQKIVQEFAKNESPTENHKILARLPISTFWTTNYDNLIETSLRNAGKVVDIKHQPKQLTITKPKRDAVVLKMHGDAEHAQDAILTKKQYEIYYQSHSPFITALNGDLVSKTFLFIGFSFTDPNIDYILSRLNHLFNDDMRQHYFFVKRLEIGDPKCETEAALDYQRVKQELMINDLKRYRIKAITVDSYPEITEILTEIEKRFLKKTVFISGSAEEYGVIGKNNAQGFIHVLSKRLIENEYNIVNGFGWGVGSAVINGALDAIKSNPIKLSESQLIMKPFPQFATGGKTLQESWEDYRQDMLSLAGIAIFIFGNKAEKGNIINAGGVKREFEIAKEKGIFLIPIGSTLYQSKELWQELYENFETFYPQFPKLKEYFQILGDSDLIANDYNKIIDAVISIIAEFTK, encoded by the coding sequence ATGAAAAGAGATCACCAAATCTTTGTAAAAAACTTTGTATCTGACATTGAAAATAATAATGCTGCAATATTTGCTGGCGCTGGCTTATCAAGACCAGCTGGGTTTGTAAATTGGTCTGAACTTCTAAAAGAAATTGCAGAAGATTTACATTTAGACATTAAACTTGAGAACGACATGGTTTCGCTCGCTCAATATCATTCTAACGAAAATAATGGCAACCATAAAATAAGCCAAAAAATAGTACAGGAATTCGCAAAGAATGAGTCGCCTACAGAAAACCATAAAATTTTAGCCAGATTACCTATAAGTACTTTTTGGACCACTAACTACGATAATTTAATTGAAACAAGCTTACGTAATGCAGGGAAAGTAGTAGATATAAAACATCAACCAAAACAGTTAACCATTACAAAACCTAAACGAGACGCGGTTGTTCTTAAAATGCACGGAGATGCAGAACATGCACAAGATGCTATACTAACTAAAAAGCAATACGAAATATACTACCAGTCTCACAGCCCATTCATTACAGCTTTAAATGGTGATCTAGTTTCTAAAACTTTTTTATTTATTGGATTTAGTTTCACTGATCCTAATATAGATTACATATTAAGTCGCCTTAATCACTTATTTAATGATGATATGAGACAACACTATTTCTTCGTTAAAAGACTTGAAATAGGTGACCCAAAGTGTGAAACTGAAGCAGCTTTGGACTACCAAAGGGTAAAACAAGAATTGATGATTAACGATTTGAAGAGATATAGAATTAAAGCAATCACTGTCGACTCATATCCAGAAATTACTGAAATATTAACTGAAATAGAAAAAAGATTCCTAAAAAAGACAGTATTTATATCTGGAAGTGCGGAAGAATACGGTGTAATTGGGAAAAATAATGCCCAAGGCTTTATACATGTTCTATCTAAGCGTCTCATTGAAAACGAATACAATATCGTTAACGGGTTTGGATGGGGAGTAGGAAGTGCTGTCATTAATGGTGCTTTAGACGCAATAAAAAGTAACCCCATTAAGCTATCTGAGTCACAATTAATAATGAAGCCTTTTCCACAATTTGCGACAGGGGGAAAAACATTGCAAGAATCTTGGGAGGACTATAGACAAGATATGCTATCCCTTGCAGGTATAGCAATTTTTATATTTGGAAATAAAGCAGAAAAGGGAAATATTATAAATGCAGGGGGTGTTAAACGAGAGTTTGAAATAGCAAAAGAGAAAGGAATTTTTTTGATACCTATTGGATCGACCCTATACCAATCAAAAGAACTATGGCAAGAGTTATATGAAAACTTTGAAACCTTTTACCCTCAATTCCCAAAGCTAAAAGAATATTTTCAAATATTGGGAGATAGTGACCTTATAGCAAATGACTACAACAAAATAATAGACGCTGTAATAAGCATTATTGCTGAATTTACCAAATAA
- a CDS encoding TIR domain-containing protein: MARKTFFSFHYERDSWRAAQVRNSGLFNSNLEGTGFIDKAQWETIESQGNPAIKSWIDKQLIGTSVTVVLIGAETSSRYWVKYELEESFKRGNGIVGVYINTIKDYTRDRNGTIDPKGDTLFGSIFKDKYGYPKYFYELYKVYDWETQNGRANLSTWIEEAAAKAGR; the protein is encoded by the coding sequence ATGGCAAGAAAAACGTTTTTCAGCTTTCATTATGAGAGAGATTCTTGGAGAGCAGCACAAGTTAGAAATAGTGGCTTGTTCAATAGCAACTTAGAAGGTACAGGATTCATAGATAAAGCTCAATGGGAAACAATTGAGAGCCAAGGCAACCCAGCAATTAAAAGTTGGATTGATAAACAACTCATTGGAACTAGCGTAACAGTTGTATTGATAGGTGCTGAAACTTCTAGCAGATATTGGGTAAAATACGAGTTAGAAGAAAGCTTTAAAAGAGGTAATGGAATTGTGGGAGTCTATATTAATACTATAAAAGACTACACAAGAGACCGTAACGGGACTATAGACCCAAAAGGTGACACACTATTTGGAAGCATTTTTAAAGACAAGTATGGTTACCCAAAATACTTTTATGAGCTTTATAAAGTTTACGATTGGGAAACACAGAATGGTCGAGCTAATTTAAGTACATGGATCGAAGAGGCTGCGGCAAAAGCAGGACGCTAA
- a CDS encoding toprim domain-containing protein, with amino-acid sequence MKSKEQIMQLKSIPIAEYLNQKGFKPVKTIGAEVIYYSPVNEEATPSFFVNPIKNVFHDYSGVGEQGDIIRLIQYIDGCSFMQAVNMLEAFKSEILPSFSFSGNPSQETKAGIEITSIQPLRNRSLLAYVGSRRISQRIATEYLREIHYQVKDKSYYAIGFGNNKGGYELRSQYFKGCTSPKWFTLLQGQETNEVNVFEGVFDFLSCCEWLGVTKLKNPTIILNSVSFLKDALPVIQKYATVNAFLDNDKAGRQGIERLREAGLIVQDCSHYYQGSKDFNEYLTSNRPP; translated from the coding sequence ATGAAATCGAAAGAGCAGATTATGCAACTAAAATCAATACCAATAGCGGAGTATTTGAATCAGAAAGGTTTCAAACCCGTCAAGACTATTGGCGCTGAAGTAATCTATTATTCGCCGGTGAATGAGGAAGCAACCCCTTCATTCTTCGTTAACCCGATCAAGAACGTATTTCATGATTACAGTGGGGTAGGGGAGCAGGGAGATATCATACGGCTCATTCAGTATATCGATGGGTGTAGCTTTATGCAAGCGGTTAATATGCTGGAAGCCTTCAAGTCTGAAATTTTACCATCCTTTTCTTTTAGCGGTAATCCTTCTCAAGAAACAAAAGCTGGTATTGAGATTACCAGTATTCAACCGTTGCGAAACCGGTCATTACTGGCTTATGTCGGAAGTCGTAGAATATCGCAGCGTATAGCAACTGAGTATCTGCGAGAGATACATTACCAAGTAAAAGACAAATCCTATTACGCTATTGGTTTTGGCAACAATAAAGGGGGCTATGAGCTACGAAGTCAGTACTTCAAGGGCTGCACCTCTCCTAAATGGTTTACGTTGCTACAGGGCCAAGAAACGAACGAAGTAAATGTCTTTGAAGGCGTGTTTGATTTTCTCTCCTGTTGTGAATGGTTAGGAGTTACAAAGCTTAAAAATCCAACCATCATTTTAAACTCTGTATCCTTCCTGAAAGATGCTTTGCCAGTTATACAGAAATATGCTACTGTGAACGCTTTCTTGGATAACGACAAGGCAGGTAGACAAGGAATTGAGCGGCTCAGAGAAGCAGGGCTGATCGTTCAAGACTGCTCACACTACTACCAAGGAAGTAAAGACTTCAACGAATACCTGACTAGTAATAGGCCCCCATAG
- a CDS encoding VapE domain-containing protein: MTKKHALAGACCTSNFLSENKYMKFNTNDEQGSEGQPIIKRIQEFLFSKYEYRVNIVSNQLERKKKANADWELVNMADIEFDLFTANFKAFKDPLKALLGSKLIPKYDPFATYFESLPTWDASQPDYIDQLADFVHTDDQRWWKWMFKKWLVRAVGQAVGKIPFNKQCLTLVGKQNDGKTTFLDFLVPDGLKLYAKKGFDFSKKDGKFSLIQNFFINLDELASFEKKELNNEFKSVISESTVKFRLLFQNVETPFQRRASFVASTNQYEFLTDETGNVRWLPFVVKNIQHDAGGPNGYAAAVNIDKVWAQAMALLNNSEFNCNMTPDEINQQGLLNRRFLKTSTEMEVISKYFVSSDKEDNEAMFYTASDIEEYLKGKMTLRLYRNQIGKAMQIMGFTQETNYNPQKGYSQRGYFLRIK, from the coding sequence ATGACAAAAAAGCACGCTCTGGCCGGAGCGTGCTGTACTTCCAATTTTTTAAGCGAAAACAAATATATGAAATTTAATACAAATGACGAGCAAGGCTCTGAAGGGCAGCCTATTATCAAACGTATTCAGGAGTTCTTATTCTCTAAATACGAATACCGGGTTAACATTGTTTCTAATCAGTTAGAAAGGAAGAAAAAAGCGAATGCTGACTGGGAGTTGGTCAATATGGCTGACATAGAATTTGATCTCTTTACAGCCAATTTCAAAGCCTTCAAAGACCCATTAAAAGCGTTGCTTGGATCGAAGCTAATTCCTAAATATGACCCCTTTGCTACCTACTTTGAGAGCTTGCCTACATGGGATGCATCACAGCCTGACTACATTGACCAGTTAGCCGACTTCGTTCATACCGATGATCAACGGTGGTGGAAGTGGATGTTTAAGAAGTGGCTCGTTCGGGCCGTTGGTCAGGCAGTGGGTAAGATTCCTTTCAATAAGCAGTGTCTAACCTTAGTAGGTAAGCAGAATGACGGTAAGACTACTTTCCTAGATTTTTTAGTCCCAGATGGGTTAAAGCTATATGCTAAAAAGGGTTTTGATTTCTCTAAAAAAGATGGCAAGTTTTCACTGATTCAAAACTTTTTTATCAATCTAGATGAACTCGCTTCTTTCGAGAAAAAAGAATTGAATAACGAGTTTAAATCAGTGATTTCCGAAAGTACGGTAAAATTCCGTCTATTATTCCAGAACGTTGAAACCCCTTTCCAACGTCGGGCAAGCTTCGTAGCCAGTACGAATCAGTACGAATTCCTGACTGATGAAACGGGTAATGTTCGGTGGCTTCCGTTTGTGGTCAAGAATATTCAGCATGATGCTGGTGGCCCAAATGGCTACGCTGCTGCCGTAAACATAGACAAGGTTTGGGCGCAAGCTATGGCCTTGTTAAACAATTCTGAATTTAACTGTAATATGACGCCTGATGAAATAAATCAACAGGGTTTACTGAACCGACGTTTTTTGAAGACATCTACTGAAATGGAAGTAATCAGTAAATACTTCGTATCTAGTGATAAAGAAGATAATGAAGCTATGTTTTATACAGCTTCAGACATTGAAGAGTATTTGAAGGGAAAAATGACGCTCCGGTTATACCGAAACCAAATTGGCAAGGCTATGCAAATAATGGGTTTTACTCAGGAGACAAACTACAACCCACAGAAAGGGTACTCTCAAAGAGGTTATTTTCTCAGAATTAAGTAA
- a CDS encoding site-specific integrase, whose product MPKLKLVEPPTKEKRMKRMTVLPYLRGTNVYLKLFYNGKSLAFSTGLSCRPRQLDKKSLTIEGNESATNLLQSLRADFQRTFTDFLLTQRTPDLAVIKAVVLQKSSADPAIPTLIECLERFFKDEFEALMGIDFEKKTVEKKRYIVQRIKQYVITHHNNPHLELSALKLADAQSLVNFCKRTFGHGHNHAVLHAEFLKRTLNYAIAHEWLDRNPFAFFRPRRDRKEVIALKEADIRTLELTSFVGREYNYVKDVFLFCCYTGLAYVDVSQLNASHLVTLDNGSQLIKIKRGKNGNLCVIPLVPKALQILHKYADNPDCTANNRLLPVYANQVMNRILKEIQAICKLPVRLTTHVARKTCASFYIANGVPLTSVATMLGHKKTSTTEQYYTQRTEEAVIRHMREFQDRNQDGEALNEAV is encoded by the coding sequence ATGCCAAAGTTAAAACTTGTTGAACCGCCAACAAAGGAGAAACGAATGAAGCGAATGACCGTTCTACCTTATTTACGGGGTACTAACGTGTACCTGAAGCTTTTTTACAATGGTAAAAGCCTTGCCTTTTCAACTGGCTTGTCTTGTCGACCTAGGCAGTTAGATAAGAAGTCGCTTACCATTGAGGGTAATGAATCAGCTACAAACCTGTTACAATCGCTACGGGCAGATTTTCAACGGACGTTTACGGACTTCCTGCTTACCCAACGGACGCCCGATCTTGCAGTCATCAAAGCCGTTGTTCTTCAAAAGTCTAGTGCTGATCCAGCTATACCAACCCTGATAGAGTGTTTGGAACGGTTCTTTAAAGACGAATTTGAAGCTTTAATGGGTATCGACTTTGAAAAGAAGACGGTTGAGAAAAAGCGGTACATCGTCCAACGTATAAAGCAGTACGTAATAACGCATCACAATAACCCTCACTTAGAATTGAGTGCTTTGAAGTTGGCTGATGCTCAAAGCCTAGTAAACTTCTGCAAGCGAACGTTCGGACATGGACACAATCACGCTGTGTTACATGCTGAGTTTTTAAAGCGAACACTTAACTACGCTATTGCTCACGAGTGGTTAGACCGTAATCCGTTTGCATTCTTTCGGCCTAGGCGAGATCGTAAAGAAGTGATTGCGCTAAAAGAAGCTGATATCCGAACACTTGAACTTACCTCGTTTGTCGGTCGGGAGTACAACTACGTAAAAGACGTTTTCCTGTTCTGTTGTTATACCGGGTTAGCCTATGTCGATGTAAGTCAGCTAAACGCTTCGCATCTGGTAACACTCGATAACGGTAGCCAACTCATCAAGATCAAGCGGGGTAAAAATGGGAATCTATGTGTAATCCCACTAGTACCGAAAGCTTTACAAATCCTTCACAAGTATGCTGATAATCCTGATTGTACCGCTAATAACCGGCTACTGCCAGTCTATGCGAATCAGGTAATGAACCGGATTTTAAAGGAGATACAAGCCATTTGCAAGCTTCCTGTTCGTCTGACTACCCATGTAGCCCGCAAAACCTGCGCTTCGTTCTACATCGCTAATGGTGTACCCTTAACCAGCGTAGCAACCATGTTAGGCCATAAGAAGACAAGCACGACAGAACAGTACTACACCCAACGTACAGAAGAAGCGGTAATTCGTCACATGCGGGAGTTTCAAGACCGTAATCAAGACGGTGAAGCTCTGAACGAAGCAGTATGA
- a CDS encoding helix-turn-helix domain-containing protein, whose product MSKAHEAIRSIRTAKGLKQEEVATKLGMAQSNYARLEKGLTQITVDRLEQLAEVFEMSVAGILSYEVGQQPTTDDINYYINYCKKLEKQLAESRKRVSELEEESYELIEGKSDAQKAAKTKTKELLEKIKDRDRTIQLLEKALDTISKSANPR is encoded by the coding sequence ATGTCTAAAGCACATGAAGCGATAAGGTCCATTCGGACAGCCAAAGGGCTAAAACAAGAAGAGGTTGCCACTAAGCTAGGTATGGCCCAAAGTAACTATGCGCGTTTGGAAAAAGGGCTGACACAGATCACTGTTGATCGTCTAGAGCAACTAGCAGAGGTTTTTGAAATGTCAGTTGCTGGAATACTTAGTTACGAGGTAGGACAACAACCAACTACAGATGATATCAACTATTACATAAATTATTGTAAAAAGCTTGAAAAACAATTAGCAGAATCAAGAAAGAGAGTTTCCGAACTTGAGGAAGAGAGTTACGAGCTGATAGAAGGCAAAAGTGATGCACAGAAAGCTGCAAAGACGAAAACAAAAGAACTTCTTGAAAAGATAAAAGATAGAGATAGAACTATTCAACTTCTAGAAAAAGCCTTAGACACTATAAGCAAGTCAGCTAACCCCAGATAA
- a CDS encoding protein kinase domain-containing protein, whose protein sequence is MKTNQTAKQNLQKKIKDLNILNCNLGEIKLAKNNNLGEGGNGIVCFGELHGHAVAVKFLVETGNTKLERFEKEYINIISSLGRSENIVHYYNYELINIEGIDKPIPAIIMKKYLSTAKHKGSLPTYEEFIYFFNTLISTLKEIHEKGIIHRDLKPQNILVDQNGSYVLSDFGIASFNPDFFIQKALTKKGDRLGNIFSAPEQINSDVQPSPSMDIYALGQLCQWFVTGKIHTGVSRTRLSSLYLTEHTAYMYDQIIDRCLQSSINNRYQSIDEILNSIDLFNKSKKIDIWQLFRSFGNSLGYSFPKGLNKISSTIEPKIIERFLLKISQYNYESNLRWLSESGSSSDFSFRKDGNLWLMSTNNGASIEIEITELWIFFSLDYYCDFAIIKSDASVKFEVNDISEYTHSKTDEACLINDAFFITRAEYDNGYAEHEGEVLELSSVKKEIRIRNLESKWYLVGTRFHNFFQRENVKFSRSLLKELPNHVNKKNLIEKYIENILPNMSREIINDL, encoded by the coding sequence ATGAAGACGAATCAAACAGCTAAACAAAATTTACAAAAAAAGATAAAAGATTTGAATATTTTGAACTGTAATTTAGGGGAAATTAAATTAGCTAAAAATAATAATTTAGGTGAAGGAGGCAATGGAATTGTGTGCTTCGGCGAATTGCATGGACATGCAGTAGCGGTAAAATTTCTAGTTGAAACTGGAAATACCAAATTAGAACGTTTCGAAAAAGAATATATAAATATTATATCTTCACTAGGTCGTTCTGAGAACATTGTTCACTACTACAATTACGAATTAATTAATATTGAAGGTATAGATAAGCCCATTCCCGCAATTATAATGAAAAAATACTTGTCGACTGCCAAACACAAAGGTTCATTACCTACCTATGAAGAATTTATATATTTTTTCAACACTTTAATATCAACACTAAAAGAGATTCACGAAAAAGGAATTATACATAGAGATTTGAAACCTCAAAATATATTAGTTGATCAAAACGGCAGCTACGTATTATCAGACTTTGGCATAGCATCATTTAATCCGGATTTTTTTATACAAAAAGCTTTAACTAAGAAAGGTGATAGGTTAGGTAACATATTTTCAGCACCAGAACAAATAAATAGCGACGTACAACCATCGCCATCTATGGATATATATGCCTTAGGTCAATTGTGCCAATGGTTTGTTACTGGAAAAATACACACCGGGGTAAGTAGAACAAGGTTATCTTCATTATATCTCACGGAACATACTGCATATATGTATGATCAAATCATTGACAGATGCTTACAAAGCAGCATAAACAATAGGTATCAATCAATTGATGAAATATTAAACAGCATTGACCTCTTTAACAAATCAAAAAAAATCGATATATGGCAGTTATTTAGATCATTCGGCAACTCACTTGGGTATAGTTTTCCCAAAGGCCTAAACAAAATTAGCTCAACAATAGAGCCCAAAATAATAGAAAGATTTCTTCTCAAAATTTCTCAGTATAATTATGAATCTAACTTACGGTGGTTAAGCGAGTCTGGATCTAGTAGTGATTTTTCATTCAGAAAAGATGGCAATTTATGGCTTATGAGTACTAATAATGGCGCTTCTATCGAAATAGAAATAACTGAGCTATGGATTTTTTTTAGTCTTGACTACTATTGTGACTTTGCCATCATAAAGTCAGATGCAAGTGTAAAGTTTGAAGTTAATGATATTAGTGAATATACACATTCTAAAACGGATGAAGCATGCCTAATAAATGATGCTTTCTTTATAACTAGAGCAGAGTATGATAATGGATATGCTGAGCATGAAGGGGAAGTGTTAGAACTATCATCTGTAAAGAAAGAGATAAGAATTAGAAATTTAGAATCAAAATGGTACCTCGTTGGTACTCGATTCCATAATTTCTTTCAGAGAGAGAACGTAAAATTCAGCAGATCACTCTTAAAAGAGTTACCAAATCACGTGAATAAGAAAAACCTTATTGAAAAATATATTGAGAACATTTTACCAAATATGAGTAGAGAAATCATAAACGATCTATAA
- a CDS encoding DUF3761 domain-containing protein, with amino-acid sequence MISSLRMLLLASVLWLGSAGQPVDAQTPSYRTPSPTRHRHIPHPARSRNGSAQFYKNSLGERVQSPTFYAAPPAAATAECRDGTYSFSRSRRGTCSHHGGVKRWLRSN; translated from the coding sequence GTGATTTCTTCGCTCCGTATGCTGCTGCTTGCCAGCGTCCTGTGGCTTGGCTCCGCCGGGCAGCCGGTCGATGCTCAGACGCCCTCCTACCGTACACCCTCACCAACCCGTCATCGACATATCCCACATCCGGCGCGATCCCGAAACGGTTCTGCCCAGTTCTATAAAAACAGCCTGGGCGAGCGGGTTCAGTCGCCCACTTTCTACGCAGCACCACCGGCGGCTGCTACCGCCGAATGCCGGGATGGTACGTATAGTTTCAGCCGATCCCGGCGCGGTACCTGCTCGCATCATGGCGGAGTGAAACGGTGGCTCCGGAGCAACTGA